In one window of Mytilus trossulus isolate FHL-02 chromosome 7, PNRI_Mtr1.1.1.hap1, whole genome shotgun sequence DNA:
- the LOC134726844 gene encoding uncharacterized protein LOC134726844 encodes MYTKVLTFFVLIVTKHTQGQDVTCEFPCELRGRTLSIIDGTDTTVGVWTFTNDGVTSSYTVTSGSNSTDLLTCYQRIERFLIFRVNNDNEFLCYLFDYTPGMTPISFTFGIGDKRSTNDVCTFCDPQGSFKPFLAKESGQTPTGPDNLPCGTVSYCSDEYQCGANDTLPEGCPPTTIATTTETSTEPTTESTTEAITQPTKRCHKRRKHH; translated from the exons GTCAAGATGTCACTTGTGAATTTCCATGTGAGTTGAGGGGTCGAACATTGAGTATTATAGATGGGACGGACACGACGGTGGGAGTTTGGACGTTTACGAATGATGGTGTAACAAGTTCTTATACCGTGACCTCTGGTTCAAACTCAACGGATCTTCTAACCTGTTATCAACGTATTGAACGATTCCTCATCTTCag AGTAAACAACGATAACGAGTTTTTATGTTATCTCTTTGACTACACTCCTGGTATGACACCTATATCATTCACCTTTGGAATTGGAG ataaacGTTCTACAAATGATGTATGTACCTTTTGTGATCCTCAAGGGAGTTTCAAACCATTTCTAGCAAAAG AATCTGGACAAACAC CTACGGGCCCAGATAATCTTCCGTGTGGTACGGTGTCATATTGTTCAGATGAATATCAATGTGGCGCAAATGACACTCTACCAGAAGGGTGTCCACCAACTACCATAGCAACAACAACTGAGACATCAACAGAGCCAACAACTGAGTCAACCACTGAGGCAATAACTCAACCTACAAAACGATGTcataaaagaagaaaacatcACTGA